In one Lycorma delicatula isolate Av1 chromosome 5, ASM4794821v1, whole genome shotgun sequence genomic region, the following are encoded:
- the Gmppb gene encoding GDP-mannose pyrophosphorylase B: protein MCGKDGKLVEMKALILVGGYGTRLRPLTLSRPKPLVEFANKPMLLHQMEALVEAGVTQVVLAVSYHAEEMERELKEQASRLGARLVFSHETEPLGTAGPLALARDILSSETNEPFFVLNSDIICDFPFKELYSFHKSHGKEGTIVVTRVEEPSKYGVVVYQSDGCIQNFIEKPQEFVSNKINAGMYILNPSVLKRIQVRPTSIEKEVFPYMAQEGQLYAMELQGFWMDVGQPKDFLTGMSFYLTSLRHKLPSELYAGPGTVGNVLVDTTARIGSDCRIGPNVTIGPGVVIEDGVCIKRSTILSGAVVRSHAWLDQCIIGWRSVVGRWVRMENTTVLGEDVIVKDELYINGGQVLPHKSIATSVPDPQIIM from the exons ATGTGTGGTAAAGACGGAAAGCTTGTAGAAATGAAGGCTCTCATTCTAGTTGGAGGTTATGGTACTAGACTGAGACCGCTTACGCTTAGTCGGCCAAAACCGCTGGTGGAGTTTGCCAATAAACCCATGTTGCTTCATCAGATGGAAGCATTGGTCGAGGCAGGCGTAACTCAAGTAGTACTTGCTGTGTCTTATCATGCTGAAGAAATGGAACGTGAACTGAAGGAGCAGGCCTCACGACTTGGTGCACGTTTGGTGTTTTCTCATGAAACAGAGCCTCTTGGTACTGCTGGACCTCTAGCACTTGCTAGGGACATCCTTAGTTCTGAAACGAATGAGccattttttgtactgaattctGACATAATTTGTGATTTTccatttaaagaattatattcatTCCATAAAAGTCATGGAAAAGAAGGAACAATTGTTGTTACAAGAGTAGAGGAGCCATCCAAATATGGTGTTGTTGTATATCAGTCTGATGGTTGTATACAGAACTTTATTGAAAAACCACAGGAGTTTGTATCTAATAAGATAAATGCAGGAATGTATATATTGAATCCATCAGTTCTTAAAAGAATACAGGTTCGACCAACAAGCATAGAAAAAGAGGTATTTCCATACATGGCACAGGAAGGACAGTTGTATGCTATGGAATTACAAGGATTTTGGATGGATGTTGGGCAACCTAAAGACTTTTTAAcag gtatgAGTTTTTACTTAACTTCATTACGTCATAAGCTTCCCTCAGAACTTTATGCCGGTCCAGGAACAGTGGGAAACGTACTGGTTGATACTACTGCAAGAATTGGTTCTGATTGTCGTATTGGTCCTAATGTTACAATTGGTCCGGGTGTTGTTATAGAAGATGGTGTTTGTATCAAACGCAGTACAATATTAAGTGGTGCCGTTGTCCGTTCTCACGCTTGGCTGGATCAGTGCATCATTGGGTGGCGTTCTGTAGTGGGGCGTTGGGTTAGAATGGAGAATACCACGGTATTGGGTGAAGATGTTATTGTAAAAGATGAACTTTATATTAATGGTGGACAAGTTTTGCCTCATAAGTCAATAGCGACATCTGTTCCTGATCCTCAAATCATCATGTAA
- the LOC142324802 gene encoding uncharacterized protein LOC142324802: protein MAVPILSYGSEVWVLQNWDESNIQAAQMGFLKGVKGCTQVDRISNEEIRKQLSVMPILGTLKEYRKRWSDHIMRMPLCRLLSQVWRCKPEGRRDRTPKKAMDAGTGQ from the coding sequence ATGGCTGTGCCTATTCTTAGTTATGGTAGTGAAGTGTGGGTTTTGCAGAATTGGGATGAGTCAAATATTCAGGCTGCTCAGATGGGGTTTTTGAAAGGGGTCAAAGGATGTACTCAAGTAGACCGAATAAGTAATGAGGAGATAAGAAAACAGCTAAGTGTGATGCCAATATTGGGTACATTAAAGGAATATCGTAAAAGATGGAGTGATCATATAATGCGTATGCCGCTTTGTAGACTTCTTTCTCAAGTATGGAGATGCAAACCAGAGGGAAGAAGAGATAGGACACCTAAGAAAGCGATGGATGCCGGAACAGGCCAATGA